A stretch of the Vitis riparia cultivar Riparia Gloire de Montpellier isolate 1030 chromosome 13, EGFV_Vit.rip_1.0, whole genome shotgun sequence genome encodes the following:
- the LOC117928121 gene encoding uncharacterized protein LOC117928121 isoform X2: MNCPQYPPNKRDGRKLKDMVPTTKPDAENVSSDASKNELLRAIDLRLTALRGELAAAFNQAAGATCSSKEINDLTNFCHHFGAMDLKNSLCKVLEPSQNGQISDALNDDKSSVMCHSKNDSINNKDGNSQIPKPIHSVKPVIYDVSPAKVAQVERQSSSESEESSSYSSGEDRAPAERSRAIVRSASPRRSASPMRRIQIGRTGSRRATALTIKSLNYFPARERVLSHRDAAANSSEDEGSEQPYKKPENNVGRMSVQDAINLFESKQKDQAADIQKRSLADISVSANKSVLRRWSAGTGESSTQCLPDTVPEDSVRLAPHTLVDAEIPMNSIEVKQELDFVSGGHNSVETDEVDVRLETGDERASYETSVQADSLLCQRDETSEKLTASAEWSRKKEAELDQMLTKMTGCKPVKYRKPETGKSQNLPNEKRGGFYDHYKEKRDEKLRGENARKRAEKEAQFRAMQQVLDERKAEMASTTANDIGQKQKYPLRRPQKSRKSPSTSENLKKEAPKPSVPKKVSSKASTLPAVRKSWPSTPLPRATGTSPAKTPTGISPSPRATGTSPVKTPTGISSAGTTPTRRKPLPTASLPRSNPKVEGSQQGQKNVKGTQMNNKRSLRNGNEKQQQTVTRSGKPTKTKVLTSSGDYSSVVPARPTFYSKAMKKSSVVPLESKPFLRKGSGIGPGVGSTGNKTKVSSQSEESPRNSRNQIQAQENESVVNACDLVNQQQDGGLVVLESHDAEFESETQVNSPQKCGNIENLDQVTADGDDNLKKMMESSLKIEGEEESAISPIAWVEIEEHQDSHIPCDDITSQLISPASIAPVALSSPRVRHSLSQMLQEESSEPDSIEWGNAENPPAVVYHKDAPKGFKRLLKFARKSRGDGNTTGWSSPSAFSEGEDDAEEAKAINKRNADTLLKKATLHAKNYGQQKSSLSGGYERNVAARELLSAQSNISKFNAQSSHKLQEGQVSATAPTTKATRSFFSLSAFRGSKPNETKLH; the protein is encoded by the exons ATGGGAGGAAGTTGAAGGACATGGTGCCAACAACCAAA CCTGATGCTGAAAATGTATCATCAGATGCTTCAAA GAATGAATTGCTGCGAGCAATCGACTTGAGACTCACAGCACTCAGAGGAGAGTTAGCTGCAGCTTTCAACCAGGCTGCTGGAGCCACCTGCTCCTCTAAAGAGATTAATGATTTAACAAACTTCTGTCACCACTTCGGAGCAATGGATTTAAA GAATTCTTTGTGCAAGGTTTTAGAACCAAGCCAAAACGGCCAGATTTCTGATGCCCTAAATGATGACAAGTCTTCAGTCATGTGCCATTCGAAGAATGACAGCATAAATAATAAAGATGGAAATTCTCAGATTCCTAAACCAATACATTCAGTTAAACCGGTAATATATGATGTCTCCCCTGCAAAAGTTGCCCAGGTTGAGCGACAGAGCTCTTCTGAAAGTGAGGAGTCGTCTTCTTACTCGAGTGGTGAGGATCGAGCACCAGCAGAAAGAAGTCGGGCTATCGTACGATCGGCATCACCTAGAAGGTCAGCATCGCCAATGCGAAGGATACAAATAGGGAGAACTGGATCACGCCGGGCCACTGCCTTAACCATTAAGAGCCTTAATTATTTTCCTGCTAGGGAAAGGGTATTATCACATAGAGATGCTGCCGCAAACAGTAGCGAGGATGAAGGATCTGAGCAACCCTATAAAAAACCTGAAAATAATGTAGGAAGGATGAGCGTTCAAGATGCAATTAATCTTTTTGAAAGCAAACAGAAAGATCAGGCCGCAGATATTCAGAAGAGGTCATTAGCTGACATCTCTGTTAGTGCAAATAAATCTGTATTGAGAAGGTGGAGTGCTGGCACAGGAGAATCATCCACCCAGTGCCTACCAGATACTGTTCCTGAAGATTCTGTCCGACTGGCGCCCCACACTTTAGTGGATGCAGAGATTCCaatgaattcaatagaagtgaAACAAGAACTTGATTTTGTTTCTGGAGGTCACAATTCTGTTGAGACTGATGAAGTTGATGTTAGATTAGAAACAGGTGATGAAAGAGCATCTTATGAAACAAGTGTTCAAGCAGATAGTCTCTTATGCCAAAGGGATGAAACCAGTGAAAAATTAACAGCCTCAGCTGAATGGAGTCGGAAGAAGGAAGCCGAGTTGGATCAGATGCTGACAAAAATGACAGGATGTAAGCCTGTTAAGTATAGAAAGCCTGAAACTGGAAAAAGCCAAAATCTTCCAAATGAGAAAAGAGGGGGATTTTATGACCACTATAAGGAGAAGAGGGACGAGAAGCTTCGTGGAGAGAATGCTCGAAAACGAGCAGAGAAAGAAGCACAATTTAGAGCCATGCAACAAGTTCTTGATGAAAGGAAAGCTGAAATGGCCTCCACCACTGCGAATGATATTgggcaaaaacaaaaatatccttTGCGTAGGCCCCAGAAATCACGTAAGAGTCCATCAACATCTGAAAATCTGAAAAAGGAAGCCCCAAAACCTTCAGTTCCAAAAAAGGTGTCATCTAAAGCATCAACCCTGCCTGCAGTGCGTAAGTCATGGCCATCAACACCTCTACCCAGAGCCACAGGGACATCACCAGCTAAAACTCCCACTGGAATTTCACCATCACCCAGAGCCACAGGGACTTCACCAGTTAAAACCCCCACTGGAATTTCTTCTGCTGGCACTACACCAACACGGCGGAAACCCCTGCCAACAGCATCACTTCCTAGGTCAAATCCAAAAGTTGAAGGATCGCAGCAGGGACAGAAAAATGTCAAAGGAACCCAGATGAACAATAAAAGGAGCCTGAGAAACGGGAATGAGAAACAGCAGCAAACAGTGACAAGAAGTGGCAaaccaacaaaaacaaaagttcTGACCAGTTCTGGGGATTATTCTTCTGTGGTTCCTGCCAGGCCTACTTTCTATAGCAAGGCGATGAAGAAAAGCAGTGTAGTACCGCTGGAGTCAAAGCCATTTCTTCGTAAGGGCTCTGGAATTGGTCCTGGTGTTGGTTCCACTGGCAACAAAACAAAAGTTTCTTCTCAGTCTGAGGAATCTCCAAGAAACAGCAGAAATCAGATCCAAGCTCAAGAGAATGAGTCAGTTGTTAATGCCTGTGATCTGGTCAACCAGCAGCAGGATGGGGGTCTTGTAGTATTGGAAAGTCATGATGCTGAGTTCGAATCAGAAACTCAGGTAAATAGCCCTCAGAAATGTGGCAACATAGAAAACTTAGATCAAGTTACAGCTGATGGCGATGATAActtaaagaaaatgatggaatctTCCCTAAAAATTGAAGGTGAAGAAGAATCAGCAATCTCTCCCATTGCATGGGTGGAAATAGAAGAGCATCAAGACTCACATATACCATGTGATGACATTACATCTCAGCTTATATCTCCAGCCAGCATTGCTCCAGTGGCATTGTCAAGTCCTCGTGTCCGTCACTCCTTGTCACAGATGCTGCAAGAAGAAAGTAGTGAACCTGATAGTATTGAGTGGGGGAATGCTGAAAACCCTCCAGCAGTCGTCTACCACAAAGATGCACCCAAAGGATTCAAGAGGCTCTTGAAGTTTGCTCGGAAGAGTAGAGGGGATGGAAATACAACTGGTTGGTCCAGCCCATCTGCCTTTTCTGAAGGAGAGGATGATGCTGAGGAAGCTAAAGCTATTAATAAGAGAAATGCAGACACTCTACTAAAGAAAGCCACTCTTCATGCAAAGAACTATGGGCAACAGAAATCTTCATTATCTGGAGGGTATGAAAGAAACGTGGCTGCTCGGGAACTGCTCTCTG CCCAATCAAATATAAGCAAATTCAATGCTCAGAGTTCCCATAAGTTGCAGGAGGGTCAGGTTTCGGCCACAGCACCCACAACTAAGG CAACAAGGTCATTCTTCTCTCTTTCAGCGTTTAGGGGCAGTAAACCAAATGAGACGAAGCTTCATTAA